In Vogesella indigofera, a single window of DNA contains:
- a CDS encoding NUDIX hydrolase, with protein MQLQAVTAALEQIVCYDKTGYAPLELAGQRIGCVNDIWRERLLAQEAAIFREENGVLKALDDEADFAARSATLAAAALRWRDAGWLNGWRDEKFTAYFTDGTPAFEMERAAFRPLGLTSRAVHLNGLQRMVDGEIRMWVGRRSPFKDVAPNRLDNLMGGGIAAGESIQIALEREGWEEAGIPPTRLELLPQTALLLAERPVPRGLHREWLYVFDLWLKEGEIPQNQDGEVAEHVLMPLAEVEQHLVNGQFMSDAALTAIDCLARLGYWGEDAALHTLLAGVRGVPGTDTAGR; from the coding sequence ATGCAGTTGCAAGCCGTTACCGCCGCACTCGAACAGATCGTGTGCTACGACAAGACTGGTTATGCCCCGCTCGAACTCGCAGGTCAGCGTATCGGCTGTGTCAACGACATCTGGCGCGAACGCCTGCTGGCGCAGGAGGCGGCGATCTTCCGCGAGGAAAACGGCGTGCTGAAGGCGCTGGATGACGAGGCCGACTTTGCCGCGCGCAGCGCCACCCTTGCCGCCGCCGCGCTGCGCTGGCGCGATGCCGGCTGGCTCAACGGCTGGCGCGACGAAAAATTCACCGCCTACTTCACCGACGGCACGCCGGCGTTCGAGATGGAGCGCGCCGCGTTCCGCCCGCTGGGGCTGACCAGCCGCGCGGTGCACCTCAACGGCCTGCAGCGCATGGTCGACGGCGAGATCCGCATGTGGGTCGGCCGCCGCAGCCCGTTCAAGGACGTGGCCCCCAACCGCCTCGACAACCTGATGGGCGGCGGCATCGCCGCCGGCGAGAGCATCCAGATCGCGCTGGAGCGCGAGGGCTGGGAAGAGGCTGGCATTCCGCCGACCCGGCTGGAACTGCTGCCGCAGACCGCGCTGCTGCTGGCCGAGCGCCCGGTGCCGCGCGGCCTGCACCGTGAATGGCTGTACGTGTTCGACCTGTGGCTGAAGGAAGGCGAAATCCCGCAGAACCAGGACGGCGAAGTCGCCGAGCACGTGCTGATGCCGCTGGCGGAAGTGGAACAGCACCTGGTCAACGGCCAGTTCATGAGCGATGCCGCGCTGACCGCCATCGACTGCCTGGCGCGGCTGGGCTACTGGGGCGAAGATGCCGCGCTGCACACGCTGCTGGCCGGCGTGCGCGGCGTGCCCGGCACCGACACCGCCGGCCGCTGA
- a CDS encoding aldehyde dehydrogenase family protein, with product MTAFTSCNPASGEVVYTRPALSADSLPPQLAALRRAQHAWSHLATAERAARLLLLADQLAASRHALAALVSLEVGKLERECLAEIDKSVQLIRYYADLAPTLLASKDIATGASKSGVAFEPLGIVLAIMPWNYPIWQVLRFAVPALMSGNACLVKPAPSVPQCSALLLDIVRRAGLAVLDVAWIDHEAVDDAIRGCDAVAFTGSTTTGRQIAAMAGRHLKKTVLELGGSNPFIVLADADVEAAASEAAHSRFRDAGQSCNAAKRMIVVPEIADDFVAAFLEHVRALVPGHPADAATTLAPLTRADLREALHAQVLDALGHGAQLLAGGIMPHGAGFYYPATVLDHVNNDCRIYHEEVFGPVASILRAANVDDAIRLANDTPFGLGATIFSADTEQAWRLGREIEAGAVFINRYTSSDLRLPFGGVKASGYGRELSEFGLYEFVNVKTYWQK from the coding sequence ATGACCGCCTTTACCAGCTGCAACCCTGCCTCCGGCGAGGTGGTGTACACCCGCCCCGCCCTGTCCGCCGATTCCCTGCCGCCACAACTGGCCGCGCTGCGCCGCGCGCAGCACGCGTGGTCGCACCTCGCGACCGCCGAACGCGCCGCGCGCCTGCTGCTGCTGGCCGACCAGCTGGCAGCCAGCCGTCATGCGCTGGCGGCCCTGGTGTCGCTGGAAGTGGGCAAGCTGGAGCGCGAATGCCTGGCCGAGATCGACAAGTCGGTGCAGCTGATCCGCTACTACGCCGACCTGGCGCCGACGCTGCTGGCCAGCAAGGACATCGCCACCGGCGCCAGCAAGAGCGGCGTCGCCTTCGAGCCGCTGGGCATCGTGCTGGCGATCATGCCGTGGAACTACCCGATCTGGCAGGTGCTGCGCTTTGCGGTGCCGGCGCTGATGTCCGGCAACGCCTGCCTGGTGAAGCCGGCGCCGTCGGTGCCGCAGTGCAGCGCGCTGCTGCTGGACATCGTGCGTCGCGCCGGGCTGGCGGTGCTGGACGTGGCGTGGATCGACCACGAGGCGGTCGACGACGCCATCCGCGGCTGCGACGCGGTGGCCTTCACCGGCTCCACCACCACCGGGCGCCAGATCGCCGCCATGGCCGGCCGCCACCTGAAAAAGACGGTGCTGGAGCTGGGCGGCAGCAACCCGTTCATCGTGCTGGCCGACGCCGATGTCGAGGCCGCCGCCAGCGAGGCCGCGCACTCGCGCTTTCGCGACGCCGGCCAGAGTTGCAACGCCGCCAAGCGCATGATCGTGGTGCCGGAGATCGCCGATGATTTTGTCGCCGCGTTCCTGGAACACGTCCGCGCGCTGGTGCCTGGCCATCCGGCCGACGCTGCCACTACGCTGGCGCCGCTGACCCGTGCCGACCTGCGCGAGGCGCTGCACGCGCAGGTGCTGGACGCGCTCGGCCACGGCGCGCAGCTGCTGGCCGGCGGCATCATGCCGCACGGCGCCGGCTTCTACTACCCGGCCACGGTGCTGGACCACGTCAACAACGACTGCCGCATCTACCACGAGGAAGTATTCGGCCCGGTGGCCAGCATCCTGCGTGCGGCCAACGTCGACGACGCCATCCGCCTCGCCAATGACACCCCGTTCGGCCTCGGCGCCACCATCTTCAGCGCCGACACCGAGCAGGCGTGGCGGCTGGGGCGCGAGATCGAGGCCGGCGCGGTGTTCATCAACCGCTATACCAGCTCCGACCTGCGCCTGCCCTTCGGCGGCGTCAAGGCCTCCGGTTACGGCCGCGAGCTGTCCGAGTTCGGCCTCTACGAATTCGTCAACGTGAAAACCTACTGGCAAAAATAA
- a CDS encoding exopolysaccharide biosynthesis protein, with the protein MLPHRSRPARTRRARTLPAPLTHATLGEAVGRHPRQQLRWLGLLALPLLLPLTVPGMATSVGALCLLLAGGLLLARPVALPAWLAQRRLPPALDERLQRLLARFNQRLLTRSRPRLLRLSSPRYRHLNGGMLALAGLSMMVPVPVISFDNMVPAAAVALLAWGLRLRDGALLLAGYVATMLAWAYVALLWWAGAEILAWGYRLLRGSWPD; encoded by the coding sequence ATGCTGCCTCACCGCTCCCGCCCCGCCCGCACCCGCCGGGCGCGCACCCTCCCTGCCCCGCTGACGCACGCCACCCTGGGCGAAGCCGTCGGCCGCCACCCGCGCCAGCAGTTGCGCTGGCTCGGGCTGCTGGCACTGCCGCTGCTGTTGCCGCTGACCGTACCCGGCATGGCCACCAGCGTCGGCGCGCTGTGCCTGCTGCTGGCCGGCGGCCTGCTGCTGGCACGGCCGGTGGCGCTGCCGGCGTGGCTGGCGCAACGCCGCCTGCCGCCGGCGCTGGACGAGCGCCTGCAACGGCTGCTGGCACGGTTCAACCAGCGCCTGCTGACGCGCAGCCGGCCGCGACTGTTGCGGCTCAGCTCGCCGCGCTACCGCCATCTCAATGGTGGCATGCTGGCGCTGGCCGGGCTGTCGATGATGGTGCCGGTGCCGGTGATCTCCTTCGACAACATGGTGCCCGCCGCCGCGGTGGCGCTGCTGGCGTGGGGACTGCGGCTGCGCGACGGCGCGCTGCTGCTGGCCGGCTATGTCGCCACCATGCTGGCGTGGGCCTATGTCGCGCTGTTGTGGTGGGCCGGCGCCGAGATCCTGGCCTGGGGCTACCGCCTGCTGCGC